Proteins from one Parasteatoda tepidariorum isolate YZ-2023 chromosome 4, CAS_Ptep_4.0, whole genome shotgun sequence genomic window:
- the LOC107457014 gene encoding mediator of RNA polymerase II transcription subunit 15 isoform X4, which translates to MFYFSYSKKSMTGPVASSNMGPGGGVGQPSDPMSALKSMAGQGSGTVTIQSQPGQTQMTASLLGSGGTISQMPTPPQPQQIQVQSMGSGINPASGPNVVPQSINPQGMNPMVMQPTRFLGPGNVMNPQSVQPRQMMAPNVLIQKFRQQGPPPNVTSTNIPMQGNYNDTMFMQSQQSPLSTQYQGHSPAPAAGCLPNQGPNSNQSAVPSPASHHPQSLGPQMVASPAVYGQSPNPQIAPSPAGSYNVRTPGAPSPGSALNTPIPSGPTASPINRTQEDCYLEKRKQLAKYVEPLKRMISRIEKDENKKKDLSRMKSLYDILTDPNKRCPMDVLIKCEQVLEKMNPSFLQMDGITPPAQPTTVPMKSQEQNICQPLIDALNNISKSPMFNHILEKTFGPPITALFGSSVRTPSPPPKRRKADDDSAEISDVLQGEIARLDQKFKVQLDPVQHQGSKTVNLICQLDDKNLPCVPSISITVPENYPEKPPQCYTTKDEYESTSILQSIQQVLCTRLSTMPQKYSITSLLDTWEMSVRQACASKPIGVES; encoded by the exons atTCTAAGAAATCAATGACTGGACCTGTTGCATCCTCTAACATGGGACCTGGAGGTGGTGTGGGACAGCCTTCTGATCCAATGAGTGCTCTTAAAAGTATGGCTGGACAAGGTAGTGGGACAGTTACAATCCAATCACAACCAGGACAGACACAAATGACTGCATCTCTTTTAGGGTCTGGTGGTACTATCAGTCAAATGCCAACTCCTCCTCAACCACAGCAGATTCAAGTACAGTCAATGGGATCTGGTATAAATCCAGCAAGTGGACCCAATGTTGTTCCACAATCAATTAATCCACAAGGGATGAATCCCATGGTTATGCAGCCAACTAGGT TTTTAGGACCTGGCAATGTAATGAATCCACAATCTGTGCAACCTAGGCAAATGATGGCACCAAATGTGTTGATACAGAAATTCAGACAGCAAGGCCCTCCTCCTAACGTTACTAGCACTAATATT CCAATGCAAGGGAATTACAACGATACTATGTTCATGCAGTCCCAACAAAGTCCACTTTCAACTCAGTATCAAGGTCACAGTCCTGCACCTGCTGCT ggCTGTTTGCCTAATCAGGGACCTAACAGTAATCAATCAGCTGTTCCATCTCCTGCTAGTCATCATCCTCAAAGTCTTGG aCCCCAAATGGTGGCTTCTCCAGCTGTCTATGGGCAGAGTCCTAATCCTCAGATAGCCCCATCGCCAGCAGGGAGTTACAATGTTCGAACACCTGGAGCTCCTTCTCCTGGTAGTGCATTAAACACACCAA TTCCTAGTGGGCCAACTGCTAGTCCTATAAACAGAACTCAAGAAGATTGTTATCTAGAAAAGAGGAAGCAACTCGCCAAATATGTTGAACCTCTGAAGAGAATGATCAGTCGTATTGAGAAAGATGAAA ataaaaagaaagacTTAAGCCGAATGAAAAGTCTGTATGATATATTGACTGATCCTAACAAGAG ATGTCCCATGGATGTTCTGATAAAATGTGAACAAGTTCTTGAAAAAATGAATCCA tcATTTTTACAAATGGATGGTATAACACCGCCTGCCCAACCTACTACTGTCCCTATGAAATCACAAGAACAAAATATATGTCAACCCCTAATTGATGCATTAAACAATATCAGTAAATCTCCTATGTTTAATCATATACTGGAAAAAACATTTGGACCACCTATTACAGCACTCTTTGGATCTAGTGTTag aacTCCTTCTCCACCTCCTAAGCGCAGAAAAGCAGATGACGATTCTGCTGAAATATCTGATGTTCTGCAAGGAGAAATTGCTCGTcttgatcaaaaatttaaagtacaattaGATCCTGTTCAGCATCAAGGATCAAAAACTGTGAATCTCATTTGTCAACTGG atGATAAAAATTTGCCTTGTGTTCCATCAATAAGTATTACAGTGCCTGAAAATTACCCTGAAAAACCTCCTCAATGTTATACAACCAAAGATGAATATG aatcTACTTCGATTCTGCAAAGCATTCAGCAAGTACTTTGTACTCGGTTAAGCACAATGCcacaaaaatattctattacatCATTGCTGGATACATGG gAAATGAGTGTACGTCAAGCCTGTGCTTCTAAGCCTATTGGAGTTGAATCTTAA
- the LOC107457014 gene encoding mediator of RNA polymerase II transcription subunit 15 isoform X3 yields the protein MISFSKFKAFRSLDSKKSMTGPVASSNMGPGGGVGQPSDPMSALKSMAGQGSGTVTIQSQPGQTQMTASLLGSGGTISQMPTPPQPQQIQVQSMGSGINPASGPNVVPQSINPQGMNPMVMQPTRFLGPGNVMNPQSVQPRQMMAPNVLIQKFRQQGPPPNVTSTNIPMQGNYNDTMFMQSQQSPLSTQYQGHSPAPAAGCLPNQGPNSNQSAVPSPASHHPQSLGPQMVASPAVYGQSPNPQIAPSPAGSYNVRTPGAPSPGSALNTPIPSGPTASPINRTQEDCYLEKRKQLAKYVEPLKRMISRIEKDENKKKDLSRMKSLYDILTDPNKRCPMDVLIKCEQVLEKMNPSFLQMDGITPPAQPTTVPMKSQEQNICQPLIDALNNISKSPMFNHILEKTFGPPITALFGSSVRTPSPPPKRRKADDDSAEISDVLQGEIARLDQKFKVQLDPVQHQGSKTVNLICQLDDKNLPCVPSISITVPENYPEKPPQCYTTKDEYESTSILQSIQQVLCTRLSTMPQKYSITSLLDTWEMSVRQACASKPIGVES from the exons atTCTAAGAAATCAATGACTGGACCTGTTGCATCCTCTAACATGGGACCTGGAGGTGGTGTGGGACAGCCTTCTGATCCAATGAGTGCTCTTAAAAGTATGGCTGGACAAGGTAGTGGGACAGTTACAATCCAATCACAACCAGGACAGACACAAATGACTGCATCTCTTTTAGGGTCTGGTGGTACTATCAGTCAAATGCCAACTCCTCCTCAACCACAGCAGATTCAAGTACAGTCAATGGGATCTGGTATAAATCCAGCAAGTGGACCCAATGTTGTTCCACAATCAATTAATCCACAAGGGATGAATCCCATGGTTATGCAGCCAACTAGGT TTTTAGGACCTGGCAATGTAATGAATCCACAATCTGTGCAACCTAGGCAAATGATGGCACCAAATGTGTTGATACAGAAATTCAGACAGCAAGGCCCTCCTCCTAACGTTACTAGCACTAATATT CCAATGCAAGGGAATTACAACGATACTATGTTCATGCAGTCCCAACAAAGTCCACTTTCAACTCAGTATCAAGGTCACAGTCCTGCACCTGCTGCT ggCTGTTTGCCTAATCAGGGACCTAACAGTAATCAATCAGCTGTTCCATCTCCTGCTAGTCATCATCCTCAAAGTCTTGG aCCCCAAATGGTGGCTTCTCCAGCTGTCTATGGGCAGAGTCCTAATCCTCAGATAGCCCCATCGCCAGCAGGGAGTTACAATGTTCGAACACCTGGAGCTCCTTCTCCTGGTAGTGCATTAAACACACCAA TTCCTAGTGGGCCAACTGCTAGTCCTATAAACAGAACTCAAGAAGATTGTTATCTAGAAAAGAGGAAGCAACTCGCCAAATATGTTGAACCTCTGAAGAGAATGATCAGTCGTATTGAGAAAGATGAAA ataaaaagaaagacTTAAGCCGAATGAAAAGTCTGTATGATATATTGACTGATCCTAACAAGAG ATGTCCCATGGATGTTCTGATAAAATGTGAACAAGTTCTTGAAAAAATGAATCCA tcATTTTTACAAATGGATGGTATAACACCGCCTGCCCAACCTACTACTGTCCCTATGAAATCACAAGAACAAAATATATGTCAACCCCTAATTGATGCATTAAACAATATCAGTAAATCTCCTATGTTTAATCATATACTGGAAAAAACATTTGGACCACCTATTACAGCACTCTTTGGATCTAGTGTTag aacTCCTTCTCCACCTCCTAAGCGCAGAAAAGCAGATGACGATTCTGCTGAAATATCTGATGTTCTGCAAGGAGAAATTGCTCGTcttgatcaaaaatttaaagtacaattaGATCCTGTTCAGCATCAAGGATCAAAAACTGTGAATCTCATTTGTCAACTGG atGATAAAAATTTGCCTTGTGTTCCATCAATAAGTATTACAGTGCCTGAAAATTACCCTGAAAAACCTCCTCAATGTTATACAACCAAAGATGAATATG aatcTACTTCGATTCTGCAAAGCATTCAGCAAGTACTTTGTACTCGGTTAAGCACAATGCcacaaaaatattctattacatCATTGCTGGATACATGG gAAATGAGTGTACGTCAAGCCTGTGCTTCTAAGCCTATTGGAGTTGAATCTTAA
- the LOC107457014 gene encoding mediator of RNA polymerase II transcription subunit 15 isoform X5 translates to MFYFSYSKKSMTGPVASSNMGPGGGVGQPSDPMSALKSMAGQGSGTVTIQSQPGQTQMTASLLGSGGTISQMPTPPQPQQIQVQSMGSGINPASGPNVVPQSINPQGMNPMVMQPTRFLGPGNVMNPQSVQPRQMMAPNVLIQKFRQQGPPPNVTSTNIGCLPNQGPNSNQSAVPSPASHHPQSLGPQMVASPAVYGQSPNPQIAPSPAGSYNVRTPGAPSPGSALNTPIPSGPTASPINRTQEDCYLEKRKQLAKYVEPLKRMISRIEKDENKKKDLSRMKSLYDILTDPNKRCPMDVLIKCEQVLEKMNPSFLQMDGITPPAQPTTVPMKSQEQNICQPLIDALNNISKSPMFNHILEKTFGPPITALFGSSVRTPSPPPKRRKADDDSAEISDVLQGEIARLDQKFKVQLDPVQHQGSKTVNLICQLDDKNLPCVPSISITVPENYPEKPPQCYTTKDEYESTSILQSIQQVLCTRLSTMPQKYSITSLLDTWEMSVRQACASKPIGVES, encoded by the exons atTCTAAGAAATCAATGACTGGACCTGTTGCATCCTCTAACATGGGACCTGGAGGTGGTGTGGGACAGCCTTCTGATCCAATGAGTGCTCTTAAAAGTATGGCTGGACAAGGTAGTGGGACAGTTACAATCCAATCACAACCAGGACAGACACAAATGACTGCATCTCTTTTAGGGTCTGGTGGTACTATCAGTCAAATGCCAACTCCTCCTCAACCACAGCAGATTCAAGTACAGTCAATGGGATCTGGTATAAATCCAGCAAGTGGACCCAATGTTGTTCCACAATCAATTAATCCACAAGGGATGAATCCCATGGTTATGCAGCCAACTAGGT TTTTAGGACCTGGCAATGTAATGAATCCACAATCTGTGCAACCTAGGCAAATGATGGCACCAAATGTGTTGATACAGAAATTCAGACAGCAAGGCCCTCCTCCTAACGTTACTAGCACTAATATT ggCTGTTTGCCTAATCAGGGACCTAACAGTAATCAATCAGCTGTTCCATCTCCTGCTAGTCATCATCCTCAAAGTCTTGG aCCCCAAATGGTGGCTTCTCCAGCTGTCTATGGGCAGAGTCCTAATCCTCAGATAGCCCCATCGCCAGCAGGGAGTTACAATGTTCGAACACCTGGAGCTCCTTCTCCTGGTAGTGCATTAAACACACCAA TTCCTAGTGGGCCAACTGCTAGTCCTATAAACAGAACTCAAGAAGATTGTTATCTAGAAAAGAGGAAGCAACTCGCCAAATATGTTGAACCTCTGAAGAGAATGATCAGTCGTATTGAGAAAGATGAAA ataaaaagaaagacTTAAGCCGAATGAAAAGTCTGTATGATATATTGACTGATCCTAACAAGAG ATGTCCCATGGATGTTCTGATAAAATGTGAACAAGTTCTTGAAAAAATGAATCCA tcATTTTTACAAATGGATGGTATAACACCGCCTGCCCAACCTACTACTGTCCCTATGAAATCACAAGAACAAAATATATGTCAACCCCTAATTGATGCATTAAACAATATCAGTAAATCTCCTATGTTTAATCATATACTGGAAAAAACATTTGGACCACCTATTACAGCACTCTTTGGATCTAGTGTTag aacTCCTTCTCCACCTCCTAAGCGCAGAAAAGCAGATGACGATTCTGCTGAAATATCTGATGTTCTGCAAGGAGAAATTGCTCGTcttgatcaaaaatttaaagtacaattaGATCCTGTTCAGCATCAAGGATCAAAAACTGTGAATCTCATTTGTCAACTGG atGATAAAAATTTGCCTTGTGTTCCATCAATAAGTATTACAGTGCCTGAAAATTACCCTGAAAAACCTCCTCAATGTTATACAACCAAAGATGAATATG aatcTACTTCGATTCTGCAAAGCATTCAGCAAGTACTTTGTACTCGGTTAAGCACAATGCcacaaaaatattctattacatCATTGCTGGATACATGG gAAATGAGTGTACGTCAAGCCTGTGCTTCTAAGCCTATTGGAGTTGAATCTTAA